The stretch of DNA CGCTTATCTTTACTCGCAGAGCGTCAGGTAAAATCGTGCACGTTGTCCGAAGCCCGCTGAATCGCGGGAGAAGGCTGGAATGAGCAAAAAAGCGTTGATCACCGGAGTGACGGGACAGGATGGCGCATACCTATCAAAGCTCCTTTTGGAAAAAGGTTACAAGGTGTACGGCCTTTTGGCCCGGCGATCTTCTGACACGCAATGGCGTCTGCGGCATCTGGGCATTGAGAATGAAGTGGATTTGATGGAGGGCGATTTAACTGATTTGTCGTCGCTCACGCGGCTGCTTGCCGCGATTTCCGCTGATGAAGTTTATAACCTTGGCGCACAGAGCTTTGTGGCGACATCGTGGATGCAGCCTGTCTTGACGGGGATGACGACTGGGATTGGCGCGGTGAATCTGCTTGAGGCAATCCGGCTCACCGATCCTGCGATTCGCTTTTACCAGGCTTCAAGCAGTGAGATGTTCGGCAAGATACAGGAGCCGGTCCAGTCGGAGCGCACACCTTTTTATCCGCGAAGTCCCTACGGCGTGGCAAAGCTCTATGCCCACTGGATGACCGTCAACTATCGTGAGAGCTTCAAGACGTTTGCCTGCAGCGGCATTTTGTTTAATCACGAATCTCCTTTGCGCGGGATCGAATTTGTCACCCGCAAAATCAGCGACGGGGTGGCAAGGATCAAGCTCGGATTGCAGAGCGAGCTACGGCTGGGAAACATGGAAGCAAAGCGTGACTGGGGCTACGCGGCTGACTACGTTGAAGCCATGTGGATGATGCTCCAGCAAGAGACGGCCGACGACTACGTGGTTGCCACGGGCCGCTGCACCAGTGTTCGCGACTTTTGCCGGCTGGCCTTCCGGCATGTGGATCTCGACTACGAGAAATATGTTGTGACTGACAAGAAATTTGAGCGGCCGGCCGAGGTGGACGTTCTGGTAGGCAATGCCGCAAAAGCCAGAGCGGTATTGGGATGGAAGCCCAAAACAA from Terriglobia bacterium encodes:
- the gmd gene encoding GDP-mannose 4,6-dehydratase → MSKKALITGVTGQDGAYLSKLLLEKGYKVYGLLARRSSDTQWRLRHLGIENEVDLMEGDLTDLSSLTRLLAAISADEVYNLGAQSFVATSWMQPVLTGMTTGIGAVNLLEAIRLTDPAIRFYQASSSEMFGKIQEPVQSERTPFYPRSPYGVAKLYAHWMTVNYRESFKTFACSGILFNHESPLRGIEFVTRKISDGVARIKLGLQSELRLGNMEAKRDWGYAADYVEAMWMMLQQETADDYVVATGRCTSVRDFCRLAFRHVDLDYEKYVVTDKKFERPAEVDVLVGNAAKARAVLGWKPKTSLEELVAMMVDADLARVGAEAQLASSSSAR